From a region of the Roseivirga sp. 4D4 genome:
- the paaN gene encoding phenylacetic acid degradation protein PaaN produces MGLTSSQKEILDKAIEALHTRVFHAQYPEHPSPKIYGETADEDGKNAFKALRKGNFEELKQEGASEWVGEEDSPYFLEPVGTKYPAFSVDTLIERAEGAFHSWRKVSKDDRASVLIDSLERFSKRFFENAYATMHTTGQGYMMAFQASGPHAADRALEAIAAGYEELGRFPESNVWTKPMGKYDLVINKEWRAVPKGIGLVIGCSTFPTWNSVPGVYADLMMGNSVIVKPHPGAILPMAIVVAEIRNALRDAGFDPETCQLAVDTKANPLAKELAEHAKVKVVDFTGNSEFGSYLESLPKAVFTEKTGVNSIILDSVENIDKVIQNITFSVALYSGQMCTAPQNFFIPKGGVKTPEGVVSFDEVAQKFADFTDGLINNPKAGPFVAGTIQNPATAERTVGASKAIGGKTWLETRNIEQSIPYFKNARTQTPTVIELTAGDKDKFSKEMFGPIAFLIKTKDTKESVALAKEMAESYGAISCGAYTTDAEMKEYIADEMSLAATPVSFNLVGQIFVNQNAAFSDFHVTGGNPAGNASFTNPDYVNRRFTWVGMREPA; encoded by the coding sequence CCCTTAGGAAAGGAAACTTTGAAGAATTAAAGCAAGAAGGAGCAAGTGAATGGGTCGGTGAAGAAGATTCTCCTTATTTCTTGGAACCAGTGGGAACCAAATACCCGGCCTTTTCTGTGGACACACTGATCGAACGTGCCGAAGGCGCTTTTCATTCTTGGAGAAAAGTTTCCAAAGATGACAGAGCATCCGTGCTGATCGATTCGTTAGAAAGATTTTCGAAGCGTTTCTTCGAGAACGCTTATGCTACAATGCATACAACTGGTCAGGGCTATATGATGGCTTTCCAGGCCTCAGGTCCGCATGCTGCCGACCGTGCCTTAGAAGCTATCGCTGCTGGTTATGAAGAACTAGGTCGTTTCCCTGAGTCTAATGTTTGGACCAAGCCTATGGGTAAGTACGACTTGGTAATCAACAAAGAATGGAGGGCGGTTCCTAAAGGAATTGGTCTTGTGATTGGTTGCTCTACTTTCCCAACATGGAATTCAGTACCGGGTGTTTATGCCGATTTGATGATGGGCAATTCTGTCATTGTTAAGCCTCATCCAGGCGCAATCCTGCCAATGGCAATTGTTGTGGCTGAGATTAGAAATGCCCTGAGAGATGCAGGATTTGATCCTGAGACTTGTCAATTAGCTGTTGACACCAAGGCCAACCCGCTGGCAAAAGAACTTGCAGAGCATGCTAAAGTTAAGGTTGTTGATTTCACAGGTAACTCTGAATTTGGATCATACCTTGAGTCATTGCCAAAAGCAGTTTTCACCGAAAAGACTGGAGTAAACTCAATCATTCTGGATTCAGTTGAGAACATTGACAAGGTCATTCAAAATATTACTTTCTCAGTAGCACTTTATTCTGGGCAAATGTGCACTGCGCCACAGAACTTCTTTATCCCTAAAGGCGGGGTTAAAACGCCAGAAGGAGTTGTTTCTTTCGATGAAGTGGCGCAAAAGTTTGCCGACTTTACCGATGGCTTAATAAACAACCCTAAGGCCGGACCATTTGTAGCGGGTACTATCCAAAACCCTGCAACAGCTGAAAGAACAGTAGGAGCGTCCAAAGCAATTGGTGGGAAGACTTGGTTAGAAACCAGAAATATTGAACAAAGCATTCCTTATTTCAAGAATGCTAGAACGCAAACCCCTACGGTCATTGAATTGACCGCAGGCGATAAAGACAAGTTCTCAAAAGAGATGTTCGGACCGATCGCTTTCTTAATCAAGACGAAAGACACAAAAGAGTCAGTGGCCCTAGCTAAAGAAATGGCAGAGTCTTACGGTGCCATTTCTTGTGGTGCTTATACTACCGATGCTGAAATGAAGGAATATATCGCAGACGAGATGTCCTTGGCAGCTACGCCAGTTTCTTTCAACTTGGTAGGACAGATATTTGTGAATCAAAATGCGGCATTCTCTGACTTCCATGTGACAGGAGGTAACCCTGCCGGAAATGCTTCATTCACTAACCCTGATTATGTGAATCGTAGATTTACTTGGGTGGGAATGAGAGAGCCAGCGTAG